A region from the Bactrocera dorsalis isolate Fly_Bdor chromosome 1, ASM2337382v1, whole genome shotgun sequence genome encodes:
- the LOC125779622 gene encoding ribonucleoside-diphosphate reductase large subunit-like — MESAKLYVIKRDGRKEDIHSDKITSRVEKLCYGLNMDFVDPVAITLKVINGLYCGVTTQELDNLAAEIAASLTTQHADYATLAARIVISHLHKETKKVFSDVISALYFHVSDETGLPTPIISDFHYNVVKQNADRLNSAIIYARDFGYNYFGFKTLERSYLLKLNGKIVERPQHMLMRVAIGIHGEDIDAAIETYNLLSERYFTHASPTLFAAATTQPQLSSCFLLTMVDDSIDGIFTSAHQCALISKSAGGIGLNVHCIRAKGTAIAGTNSKSNGLVPMLRVFNNIARYVDQGCGKRPGAFAIYLEPWHADIFEFLDLKKNTGKEEHRARDLFYALWIPDLFMKRVEADEDWSLMCPHKCPGLHEVWGEEFEKLYLKYEQEGRANKKIKAQSLWFSIIESQVETGTPYMLYKDACNRKSNQQNVGTIKCSNLCTEIVEYSSPDEVAVCNLASIALNMFVTPEKTYDFKRLKEVTKTVTRNLNKIIDINHYPLPEARKSNFRHRPIGIGIQGFADALILMRYPYESEEAFRLNQQIFETIYYGALEASCELAEKYGTYETYKGSPVSKGILQYDMWDKTPTDLWNWTELKENIKRHGIRNSLLLAPMPTASTAQIMGNNESFEPYTSNIYTRRVLSGEFQVVNHHLLRDLTELGLWDDDMKNNIITSRGSIQHIESIPQHIRDLYKTVWEISVKTSIKMAADRGAFIDQSQSFNIHVAEPNYGKLTSIHFYGWKAGLKTGMYYLRTKPAANAIQFTVDKSRKETNGEIKAQPLVDEVGSPNRSRNLADMVCSVENKDACMSCGS; from the exons atggaGTCAGcaaaattatatgtaattaaaagag ATGGGCGTAAAGAAGATATACACAGCGATAAAATCACTTCTCGTGTTGAGAAGCTCTGCTATGGCCTCAATATGGATTTCGTGGATCCG GTGGCCATCACATTAAAGGTTATAAATGGATTGTATTGTGGAGTCACCACccaagagcttgataacttggCTGCTGAAATAGCGGCAAGTCTTACAACACAACATGCCGACTATGCAACATTGGCTGCTCGCATAGTTATATCACATTTGcataaagaaactaaaaaagtattttccg atgtTATAAGTGCGCTCTATTTCCACGTGAGCGACGAAACTGGATTACCAACTCCTATAATATCGGACTTTCATTATAATGTTGTAAAGCAGAATGCTGATCGCTTAAACTCTGCCATTATTTATGCCCGCGATTTTGgttataattattttggttttaaaacacTTGAACGTTCCTATTTGCTAAAATTAAATGGCAAAATTGTTGAGCGACCACAGCATATGTTAATGCGTGTTGCCATCGGTATACATGGCGAAGACATCGATGCAGCAATCGAAACTTACAACTTGCTTTCCGAACGTTATTTTACGCATGCTTCTCCAACGCTATTTGCTGCTGCCACTACGCAGCCGCAATTGTCATCATGCTTTCTACTGACCATGGTGGACGATTCCATTGATGGTATTTTCACATCTGCACATCAATGTGCATTGATTTCCAAATCTGCTGGCGGTATTGGTCTGAACGTACATTGCATACGTGCAAAAGGCACTGCAATTGCGGGTACAAATAGCAAATCAAATGGTTTGGTGCCTATGTTGCGAGTGTTCAATAATATAGCACGCTATGTGGATCAAGGGTGCGGTAAACGGCCCGGCGCCTTTGCCATCTACCTCGAACCATGGCATGCtgatattttcgaatttttggaTTTGAAGAAAAACACTGGTAAAGAAGAGCATCGCGCCAGAGATTTGTTCTATGCCTTGTGGATACCTGATCTATTTATGAAACGTGTAGAAGCCGATGAAGACTGGTCGCTAATGTGTCCACACAAGTGTCCCGGTTTACATGAAGTATGGGGTGAAGAGTTCGAAAAGTTATATCTGAAATATGAACAGGAAGGACGTgccaataagaaaataaaagcacAAAGTCTTTGGTTTAGCATTATTGAATCGCAAGTGGAGACCGGCACACCATACATGTTGTATAAAGATGCTTGTAATCGAAAGAGTAATCAACAGAATGTTGGCACAATTAAGTGTAGTAATTTATGTACCGAAATTGTGGAATATTCGTCACCCGATGAGGTAGCTGTGTGCAACTTGGCTTCGATCGCCTTGAATATGTTTGTCACACCTGAGAAAACGTATGACTTTAAGCGCCTCAAAGAAGTCACAAAGACTGTTACAcgtaatttgaataaaatcatTGACATTAATCATTATCCCTTGCCGGAGGCAAGGAAATCGAATTTCAGACATCGTCCCATTGGTATTGGCATACAAGGTTTTGCTGACGCTTTGATTTTAATGCGTTATCCATACGAAAGTGAAGAAGCATTCCGTTTGAATCAGCAAATATTCGAAACGATTTACTATGGCGCATTGGAAGCCAGTTGCGAATTAGCTGAAAAATATGGCACCTATGAAACGTATAAAGGTTCACCCGTTAGTAAGGGTATTTTACAGTATGACATGTGGGATAAAACACCAACTGATCTTTGGAATTGGACCGAATTGAAGGAGAATATAAAGCGACATGGTATCCGCAACTCTTTGCTGCTTGCGCCCATGCCAACTGCTTCAACTGCTCAAATTATGGGCAACAATGAGTCATTTGAACCGTACACTTCTAATATTTATACACGTCGTGTGCTTTCGGGTGAATTTCAAGTTGTAAATCATCACTTGTTACGCGATCTAACCGAGTTGGGTTTGTGGGATGatgatatgaaaaataatattataaccAGTCGCGGCTCCATACAACATATTGAATCCATACCACAGCACATACGCGATCTATACAAAACTGTTTGGGAGATTTCCGTGAAAACCTCGATTAAAATGGCTGCAGATCGTGGTGCATTCATCGATCAGAGTCAGTCGTTCAACATACACGTGGCTGAGCCCAACTATGGCAAGCTTACTTCTATACATTTCTACGGCTGGAAGGCAGGTCTCAAGACGGGCATGTATTATTTGCGTACGAAACCAGCTGCAAATGCTATACAATTTACTGTGGATAAAAGCCGCAAGGAGACGAATGGTGAAATTAAAGCTCAGCCTTTGGTAGATGAAGTTGGTTCACCAAATCGCAGTCGAAATCTGGCGGATATGGTTTGCTCAGTGGAAAACAAAGATGCCTGTATGTCGTGCggttcataa